GGAATATTCTTATCACCATATGCAAAACTTCCTCCATGAACATAAAGGAGTACAGGGGAAGTTTTATAAACTTGTCGTGTTGGACCATAAATATCCAATGATAATGGAACCTTATTAGTGTTTTTATAAATGACATCTTTATAATTCATAGAACTTAGAGCTATGCTTGGATTAAATTCTTGTGAAGTAAGCACTGACTCTTTTGATAAAATATATTTATCAACAATTCTATAGCCTAGTAATATTCTTTTATGAAATATTGTAGTAAATGCAATGACTACAGTTAATAAAAGAAGAAAAAATGTTTTGAAAAATTTCTTCATGATAATTCACGGGCCTAATAATAAATTAAAAAAATTATAAAAGTAAATTAGGCGTCTCTCCTTCTATAAAATTTTCAAAATATAAAGTTCACTTTGTAAAGATATCCAAAGCGAGAATTAGACTTATGCAACAATTACCGAAATCAGATACATTTATCTTCCACAGGACTAGTGAAATTTTCGCTGGAAGGTTCTAAATGGCAGCTTGTCGTCATTTCAGCGTGTTCCAGATATAAAATCTGAACAAGCTTTAAATGAAACAAGCCCCCATTAAGAACCATCATCAGCTCAATTTCACATGCCTGCTTCCAGAAAAATGTATCTGATTTCTAGTGTAGTGTTACGATTATAATTTCTTAATAATACATATATATTACATTTATAAGTTGAATTATTAATTTGGATATCTATAAAGGTTATATATTTTGAATTAAAAAATGTGATTTAAACATACCTTAATATAATTTCTATATTAAGAATAACTTATACATAAATTATAGCACAAAAAACTAGGTGAATTTAGAAAGTAAGAATTTTGTAACTTATTAGTAAAAATTTGAGAAAAATATGACATAGAGGTAAGATTTAGTTAAGAGAGATGTTAAATTGTAATTAGAACTTATATATGAATAATATTTTATAGATATATGAATATTAATAATATATAAGAATAAAATAATTAGTTATCAATTTGTTTGAAGGGGAATTTATGAATAATCCTTTTGATATACTTATTTATTTAGATGAGCCTTTAGTTACAAATTTATCATCCTTAGTGTTAACTGGATTTATAGAAACAGTAACTCAGAAGCAAGCCTTCGATAGGTCTTTAGCAGCAGGCTTTCATGAAGGAGATAGAATTGAAGATTCCAATCAGGGAAGTATTACTAGAATTGAAAGAGAAGGGTATAAGGATAAGAATAAATTGCAAGCTAGTAATAATATATTAAGTCATCATATGGAAAAAGATATAGATGCAAGAAATTGCATAAGAGAAGAAAAAGAAATTAAAACTACCTACACAACCTTTGTGTTAAATGGGAGTTTAATAGACTACTTTAATAAAAATAATCAATTAAAACATAAGCATGAAAATGATATTGAGAATAATAATATAGAGGCAGGAGATTTGATAGAACTTAATGGTACCATTACTAACAAAGGTGTTATGCCTTTTATTGACACGCTTATTAATTTAATAACTATATTTGGACCAGAATATTTGGATAATATAACTAAAGAATGTAATCTAAATATTAATTTTTCTATATATCTAAAAATGTTGACTTATATAAAAAGTATATTAGCATATAATAACACTGCAGATTTGATAATGAAAAGTGGCAAAGGAACAGCTATCTTAACTGTTAATCAAGATAATTTTTTAAATAGTAAATTTAATATGTTTGATAATATAAATTGTAAATGCAGAGTAGTAGGAAAAGTAATAAAAACCTGTACAGAGGAATTTGACTCTATAAGTTTACTTAGGAAAACAGGACAGGAAGAATTTTATGAAAGGTTTATAGAGGGATGCAAGCCACTTTTAGAATGTTTAAAGAAAAATAATATTTTGGTACCAGAGTGCCCAAATTTAAGAATAAATGAATGTGCGATTCAAATTATGCCATTAAACATTTACATGTAAAAAAATATTAAAAACTCATGTATTTTATAGAAAAACACTTGTATATCTGTAAAATACATGGTAATATAGAAAACAAGATGAAGGATGTTAATATATATTCATATTTGACAGCAAAGATGAATATTTATGCATTTTTAATACAGTATTGAGGTGAATTTATAATGAAATTTAGAAGTACTAGAGGTTTAGAAAAAGATATGCTATCAGCTCAAGCCATAATCAATGGGATTTCCAAAGATGGCGGTTTATATGTACCAGATGAATTTCCAAAGGTATATGATGAGTTGAAAAAGGACACAAAAGTTAAATATGAAGATTTAGCATTTAAAGTTATTAATGAATATTTTACGGATATTGATGATGCAGAATTAATGGGGGCAATTAATGATGCATATAATGATAGATTCAGTGTAGAAGTTAAAAATAACTTTTTAGAATTATATCATGGTCCTACATGTGCATTTAAAGATGCTGCATTATTATTTTTACCGCAAATTATGAAGAGAGCTAAAAAGCTTTGCAATGTTAAAGAAGATATAACAATTCTTACTGCAACCTCGGGAGACACAGGAAAAGCTGCTCTAGAAGGCTTTAAGAATGTTGAAGGCTTCAAAGTTGTAGTTTATTATCCTAAAAATGGAGTAAGTGCAATTCAAGAAAGACAAATGTCAAGTCAAGAAGGAAACAATGTTAAGGTCATCGGAATAAAGGGGAATTTTGATGATGCTCAAACAGGAGTTAAAGAAATCTTTGGAGATGATGAGTTTAGAGCAGGGCTAGTTCAAAAAGGATTCATTTTATCCTCGGCAAACTCCATTAATATTGGAAGACTTGTACCTCAAATAGTGTATTATTTTTACGGTTATTTTAATTTAGTAAATCAAGGTGTAATTAAATTAGATGATTCAATAAACGTTGTGGTTCCAACAGGTAACTTTGGAAATATATTAGCAGGCTATTATGCTAAACAAATGGGATTACCAATAGATAAATTTATTTGTGCATCTAATGAAAATAAAGTCCTAACAGATTTCTTTGAAACTGGAGTATATGATAAGAAGAGAGAGCTTGTATTAACAGAATCTCCATCAATGGATATACTTGTGTCGTCTAATCTAGAAAGATTATTGTTCGAAGCAAGTGGAAGAGATACAACAGTTGTCAGCGAATTAATGAAAGATCTAAATACAAAAGGTGTTTATGAAGTTAATGAAAAAATTAAAGGATTTATAAAAGAATTCTATGGAAACTTTGCAAATACTGAAGAAGTTTATAAAGCAATAAGAGAAGTTTATGAAAAAGATGGTTATTTAATGGACACTCATACAGCAGTAGCATATGTAGTTAAAAATAAATATGTTGAAGATACAAAGGATGATAAACCAGCTTTAGTTCTTTCAACAGCAAGTCCATTTAAATTCCCAAGAAGCATTTGTAATGCAATTGATATTGATGTAGAAGGAATAGATGATTTTAAAGTATTAGAAAAGTTATCAACTAAAACAAGCAATAAGATACCAACTAACTTAAGTGGGTTAGAAACTGCTAAAGTATTACATGATGAAGTATGGGATAAGTCAGAGATGAGAGATGCTCTATTATCTTACTTAAATGCATAGGGGCAATGTGTATGATTAGGGTAAGGGTACCAGCTACATCAGCAAATATGGGGCCAGGATTTGATTCATTAGGAATTGCTTTAAATTTATATAATGAATTTGAATTCAGGGAATTAGAAGAGAGCTTAAAATTCAATGGAATGCCAGAGGAATTTTGTAATGAAGATAATATAATATATCAAGCAATGAAATATTGCTTTGATAAAGCGGGCTATAAAATAAAAGGATTAGAAATAAGTGAACTCAAACAAGATGTACCAGTATCTAGAGGTCTTGGAAGCAGCTCCACATGTATAGTTGGGGGACTAGTTGGAGCTAATGAAATCTTGGGGAAGAAGTTTTCAGATGATGAATTATTAGATATGGCAGTAGAAATTGAAGGCCATCCTGATAATGTTGCACCAGCACTACTTGGGGGCATGGTTGTTGCAATAGTCGATGAAAACAAGACTTTTTATGATAAAGTAAATATAAAAAAGGGACTGAAGTTTGTTTCAATAATTCCTAATTTTAGATTATCTACAGAAAAAGCTAGGAGTGTACTTCCAAAGGAAATAAGCTTAAAAGACGGAGTTTACAATGTTTCAAGAGCAGCTCTTATGGTTTCAGCTCTAGGAAGTGGTAATTTTGAATTAATAAAATACGCGTGTAAAGATGCCTTTCACCAAAATTACAGAAGTAAATTAATTTCTGGTTTTGAAGAGGTGTATAATAAGAGCTATGAGTTAGGTGCATGGGGATGTTACCTAAGTGGCGCGGGTCCAACAATCATGGCAATTATCGACGAAAAGGATGAGCGCTTTAGCAATAAGCTTGGAGAATATTTAAAACAAAAAGGATTTGAATGGAATATATTAGAGTTATCTTTAGATAATGCGGGGGCAACCGTTATAGAAGGTGCAAATGAATGAGTGGAGATTACTTAGTTATAGATAAACGGGTTTTACCTGATGTTTATGAAAAAGTTCTTTATGCAAAAAAACTTTTAAAAGATGGTAAAGTCAAAGAGATAACTGAAGCAGTAAAAATTGCAGGAATAAGCAGAAGTGTATATTATAAGTACAAGGATTTTGTATTTGATTTTTCAGAAACCTCTGAAGGAAGAAAAGTTACTTATAATATTATCTTTAAAAATGAAAAGGGGCTTTTATCAAATATAAGTAATTATATTACTGAAAAAGGTGGGGATATCCTTACCATAAATCAAGGGATTCCTTTAAATGGATATGCGAATTTAAGCATAACAATAGATCTTTCAACTGTAGAGGGAGATATTAAGACCTTAACTGAGGGCTTGCTTAATATTAGGAATGTTGAGAAGGTAGAGTTTATTGGGATGGAGTAGGAATAGCGAGGGAAACCTCGCTATTTTTACCATGTATTTATTATATTTTTTGTAGAGTAGTGATTATAAAATCTTTTTAAGGCTACTATTGAGCAGTTACACATATAGTTTGAAGAATTCCAATTCCATGCTGCATTATTTATTAGCACCTTTCATAAGAGCAGAAACTACTTCTGGGCAATCTAAATTTAATGTATTTCTATTTAATAAACCATAGGTGTCTGATTTCCCAGCTGTAGAGTATCCATTATCCCACCAAACAGGAGTAATATGTCTAGATTTTGCTGCTTTAACATAATATTCAGCATGGATTGCCCTAGCTGAGTTATTGTTTTTATTAATTGTACCAAATTCACCAATAACTACAGGATGTCCACTTTTTACGAATTTATTAGCAATTGCATCAAATTCAGAATCTAATTCACTTTTGTCTGTGGCAGTTCCCCAATTAGCTGTACCAGCTTGATCCATGGCGAAGAAATAAGGTGAGTACATGTGTAATGATATTATAATTCTCTTATCATTATTTGGAATAACATAATCATTAACTGCTACAGAAGTTGTTGATGCAGCAAGTGTAGGCACCATAATACATCTAGTTTTATTGTTTCCACCAGTGTTCCTGATTGTATTTACAGCAGCTAGGTTATAGTTATTAATTACTTCACGATTTTCATGGGAGCCACCTGTCCATTCGTTAGATGCTCCAACTGGCCTCGGTTCATTCATTGTTTCAAAAATTAAATGGTCACCATATTTATTAAATCTATTTGCAATTTGTGCCCATGCCTTAGTTAGTTGAGCTTTTACTTGTTCCTGTTTTTCATAAGTTGGTATTAACCAAGAGTCTTCATGATGCATATTAAGAATAACGTACATATCGTTATCAAAAGCGTAATTCATAACTTCTTCAACTCTGTCAAACCATGCTGAATCAATTGTGTAATTAGGTGAAGATCCCATATGGTTATACCACGTTGTCGGAATTCTAACAGTATTAAATCCTGCCGCTTTGATCCTATCAATCATAGCATGAGTAGTTTTAGGATTTCCCCAACTTATTTCGGAGGAAAGTGAATTAGATGTTGAAGTGCTATAAGCATCAAGGGTATTTCCTAAATTCCATCCAATTTTCATATCGTCAACAATTTGTTGTGCTGTAACATCGCGCATTCCAGTGTAAGCAGTAGATGCTGAAGCTGGAATTGCACTAAAAAGGGCAAGTGTAGAAAAAGTAAGTGCTAAAATTAATGATTTTTTTCTAATAATCATGATATCATCCCCTTAATTATTTTTTAAAGAATATAATTATCTCATGCATTTTTATAAATCAAATCAAAAGTAAGCTTTCTTTTAAGTTTATCAAATTATGAGTTGTGTAAATTATCTATTATTTTTTGCGCATTTACTATTCATGAATATTCTAAGTACATATGACACTATTATAGACATTCTAAGAATGCGAGTTATGTACACATATATTTTAACAAATAATTTTCTTATTTCGAATAGTTGTTTGCGATGAAATAACTCTATATTACGATAATAAGATATAACTTTAGATTATATATTATTAGATCTCTATAAATTCATAAATTAATATTATTATGGATTATGATATATAAAGTGGAATGAATAGCATTAATAGGTAATATAATATTATCAACTTTACTATTTACAACGTTTATGATATTATAATCTTAAAAAAATTATTTTGGGAGGAAAAATACTTATGGACATAGACCCGGAACAGACGAGTATAACGTTACAATTAATTTTAATAGTTGTTTTAACGCTGATTAATGCATTTTTTTCATCAGCAGAAATGGCTATAGTATCTTTAAACAAAAATAAGATAAAACTTCTTGAAGAAGAAGGCAATAAAAAAGCAAAACTTTTATCCAATCTTATGGAAGAACCTACAAATTTCCTATCTACAGTACAAGTAGGAATAACACTTGCAGGCTTTTTAAGTAGTGCGTCAGCAGCAACTGGAATATCAAAAGAGTTAGGCATTTACCTACAGAAATTGAATGTTCCTTATAGTGGACAAGTTGCTTTAATAATAGTGACAGTCATATTGTCATATATTACATTAGTTTTTGGAGAACTTTTTCCAAAAAGAATAGCACTAAAAAAATCAGAAGCTATTGCAATGCTTTGTGTTAAACCAATAATGTATGTATCTAAAATTACAGTTCCATTTGTGAGACTACTTTCAGCATCAACTGATATATTAGTTAAAGTAGCTCATCTTGACAATGATGATTCAGATGAAAAAATATCCAAGGAAGAAATACGATCTTATGTGGAAGCTGGACAAGAACATGGAGTTATTAATGAAACTGAAAGAGAAATGATAAATGGTATATTTAAGTTTGATGATAAACTAGCACATGAAGTAATGACACCAAGAACAGAAGTATACATGATTGATATAGAAACCCCTTTAAATGAATATTTAGATGAATTAATTGAAGAAAGATATTCGAGAATTCCTGTATATGAAGGCGATACGGATAATATAATTGGTATTCTTTATATGAAGGATTTATTTAGTGAAGCAAGAAAATTTGGTTTTGAAAATGTTAATATTAGGAGTATAATACACCCGCCATATTTTGTTCCTGAAACTAAAAAGATTGATGAATTATTCAAGGATTTACAGGAATCTAAAACACATATGGCCATATTGATTGATGAGTATGGAGGCTTTGCGGGTGTAGTTTCAATTGAAGATTTAATTGAAGAGGTTATGGGAAACATAGATGATGAATATGATGAGGATAACCCTGAAATAGAAAAGCTTGATAACAATACTTTTATAATATCAGGTATGCTTTCAATTAATAATTTCAATGAATACTTTAATGTGGATATTAAAAGTGAAAATTATGATACTATGAGTGGATTTATTATTGAAACTATTGGTTATATACCGGAAAATAATGAAGTAAATCATATTGAGTACAAAGATTTAGTATTTAAAATAAAAGAAATGAAAGAAAAGAGAATTGAAAAAATAAAACTTTTTGTTAAACAGAAAGAATTAGTCTCATAATTATAGATATCCAAAGCAAGAATTAGACTTATGTGATAACTTACCGAAATCCAATACATTTGTCTTCTGCAGGACTAGTGAAATTTTCGCTGGAAGGTTCTAAATAGGAGCTTATCACCATTTTAGCGTGTTCCAGATGTAAAATCCCCAAGGAGAAAGTTCATGTTTCCAAATATAAAAGCTCCAGGGAGAAAGTTCGTGTTTCCAAATATAAAATTTGGACACTTACTTTTTGGACATTCACTTTTAGACAAGCTAAAATGGAACAAGCCCCCATTAAGAACCTTCATCAGCTCAATTTCACATGCCTGCTCCAGAAAAATGTATCGGATTTCTAGAGTAGTGTTACGGTTATAATTTCTCAATGATATATGTATATTCTATTTACAAGTTTGATTATTAAATTGGATATATATACTGAAAAAAGAATTATTTAAGGTATAAAGATTTACCAAGGAAATCAATATTTATTGATAATTGAGCATTGCAATATATATGATAGTGATGATGAATGATAGAGGAAGAAACATTTGTAGAATTTCGAACTAAATCATTCATCATTTTTTTCTATTATTCTGGTAAAAGCACTAAATAACTAGCAAACGTAACATTAAAAAAATTTAATAATCGTAATATTTGAAACTTGAATTAGCTAGAAAACCTTATAAATCAATGGATTAAGCAATAGTGCTCTTAAATAAAATTGACTATCATAGCATTTAAGCGATTGAATGATATTGGGAGAGATAATGAAGATTAGTTAATTATAACTAGGAACGGCAATAAATCTAGTGAAAAAATTTGACTAATTTGGACATTTACAATTGCTTAGCAAAGGAATATATTACTATCTATAACAATTCAATAACATATGTTTTTTGAAAAGGAAAATGAATTATGGAGGGAAATTTTATGAATTCAGGAACAATATCAATTTTAATTTTTGCTGGTATTGGAATCGTAGCGCTAATTTTATTATTATATGGCATAGGATTCACAAGTATTGGCACAGACGAAGTGGGGATAGTTGAAAAATGGTGGAGTTTAAAAGGAGCTGTACCAGCAGATGGTTTAATTGCATTAAATGGTGAATCAGGCTATCAACCACACGTACTTAGAGCTGGTGTTCATTTTAAAACACCTTTTAAGTACAAAGTAAAAAAAGTAAGACTTGTAACCATACCACAGGGACAAGTAGGTTATGTCTTTGCTAGATCAGGTGAAAGCCTTGCAGATGGACAAACTTTAGGAAGAGTAGTAAGTGAAAGTAAATCCTTTCAAGATGTAGTTGCATTTTTAAATAATGGTGGACAAAAAGGTCCTCAAAGGCAAATTCTTCGTGAAGGTACTTATGCCTTTAACTTAGCCCAATTTATAATTATTACTAAGGACAAAGTACATTCAATATTTACATCAAAGGATGAATCAGCTCAAATAGAAACTATGAGAAGCGATTTGTTAAAAGTGAATGGATTTCTTCCAGTTATTATTTCAAGTTCAAAACATCTTGAAGATGAAGATGCTTACACAGCACAAAGAAGCAAAGATACAATAGGAATAGTTACTGTTAATGAAGGTCCAACCCCTGATAATGGAGCTATAATTGCTCCGATAGTAGGAGAAGGAATAGATAATGAATTTTACCATAATAATTTCCAAGAACCAGAGAAGTTCTTGGCTGCTAATGGTAGAAAAGGTAAGCAGATGCAAGTATTAACAGATGGTGTTTACTTTATTAATAGGTTATTTGCTAATGTAGACATAGTACCTAAAAGTATAATAGATATAGGATACGTTGGTGTAGTTGTAAGTTATTTTGGTGATAAAGGTGAAGATGTATCTGGAGCAGATTATTCGCATGGAGAACTTGTTGAACAAGGTAAGAAGGGTATTTGGAGAGAATGTATGATGCCAGGTAAATATCCATTCAATACTTATGCTGGTAAGATTATTCCAGTTCCAACTACTAATGTTATTTTAAAATGGATTAGTGGACAAGTTGGAGATCATAAATTAGACGATAACTTAAAAGAAATAAGTTTAATTACTAAAGATGCTTTTGAACCTAATTTACCACTGACTGTAGTATTTAATATTGATTATAGAAAAGCTTCTTCAGTTATTCAAAGATTTGGAGATATTAAACTATTAATTGAACAATCACTTGACCCTATGATAGCAGGTTATTTCAAAAATATTGGACAAACTAAGACTTTAATAGAATTAATTCAAGATAGAAGCACTATTCAAGAACAAGCGTCTAGAGAAATGAAAGATAAGTTTAAGTTATATGACCTAGAATTACAAGAAGTATTAATTGGTACACCAGCTGCTTCTTCAACTGATAAGAGAATTGAACTTATTTTAGCTCAATTGAGAGATAGACAAGTTGCATTAGAAGAAATTAAAACTAATGAGGCTAAACAAAAATCAGCTGAGAAACAAAGAGAATTAAACGAAGCTATTGCAAAAAGTGCAGCTCAAGCAGCTCTTACACAATCAAGTATTGATATAGAAGTTGCAGACAATA
The window above is part of the Clostridium saccharoperbutylacetonicum N1-4(HMT) genome. Proteins encoded here:
- a CDS encoding hemolysin family protein, which gives rise to MDIDPEQTSITLQLILIVVLTLINAFFSSAEMAIVSLNKNKIKLLEEEGNKKAKLLSNLMEEPTNFLSTVQVGITLAGFLSSASAATGISKELGIYLQKLNVPYSGQVALIIVTVILSYITLVFGELFPKRIALKKSEAIAMLCVKPIMYVSKITVPFVRLLSASTDILVKVAHLDNDDSDEKISKEEIRSYVEAGQEHGVINETEREMINGIFKFDDKLAHEVMTPRTEVYMIDIETPLNEYLDELIEERYSRIPVYEGDTDNIIGILYMKDLFSEARKFGFENVNIRSIIHPPYFVPETKKIDELFKDLQESKTHMAILIDEYGGFAGVVSIEDLIEEVMGNIDDEYDEDNPEIEKLDNNTFIISGMLSINNFNEYFNVDIKSENYDTMSGFIIETIGYIPENNEVNHIEYKDLVFKIKEMKEKRIEKIKLFVKQKELVS
- a CDS encoding ACT domain-containing protein, translating into MSGDYLVIDKRVLPDVYEKVLYAKKLLKDGKVKEITEAVKIAGISRSVYYKYKDFVFDFSETSEGRKVTYNIIFKNEKGLLSNISNYITEKGGDILTINQGIPLNGYANLSITIDLSTVEGDIKTLTEGLLNIRNVEKVEFIGME
- a CDS encoding SPFH domain-containing protein, which translates into the protein MNSGTISILIFAGIGIVALILLLYGIGFTSIGTDEVGIVEKWWSLKGAVPADGLIALNGESGYQPHVLRAGVHFKTPFKYKVKKVRLVTIPQGQVGYVFARSGESLADGQTLGRVVSESKSFQDVVAFLNNGGQKGPQRQILREGTYAFNLAQFIIITKDKVHSIFTSKDESAQIETMRSDLLKVNGFLPVIISSSKHLEDEDAYTAQRSKDTIGIVTVNEGPTPDNGAIIAPIVGEGIDNEFYHNNFQEPEKFLAANGRKGKQMQVLTDGVYFINRLFANVDIVPKSIIDIGYVGVVVSYFGDKGEDVSGADYSHGELVEQGKKGIWRECMMPGKYPFNTYAGKIIPVPTTNVILKWISGQVGDHKLDDNLKEISLITKDAFEPNLPLTVVFNIDYRKASSVIQRFGDIKLLIEQSLDPMIAGYFKNIGQTKTLIELIQDRSTIQEQASREMKDKFKLYDLELQEVLIGTPAASSTDKRIELILAQLRDRQVALEEIKTNEAKQKSAEKQRELNEAIAKSAAQAALTQSSIDIEVADNKGKSELKLAEQLALKTQKLAEADKYKRTQEADASRYTKEAEAAANAKATELNAAANAKQVELQAGAEAFKLEKVGAAQALNIKAVAEATAEQETKVGLAKGTAAKALVDAYGGPELQVQQSVLTAFAEALKISKSPLVPQTVIMGGTEGKTPNAMEGILSMILANMANTNGSIVNMVNSNESVVAKEKNDKINVKEVEDKNEKTSTKKTEM
- a CDS encoding DUF6414 family protein; translation: MNNPFDILIYLDEPLVTNLSSLVLTGFIETVTQKQAFDRSLAAGFHEGDRIEDSNQGSITRIEREGYKDKNKLQASNNILSHHMEKDIDARNCIREEKEIKTTYTTFVLNGSLIDYFNKNNQLKHKHENDIENNNIEAGDLIELNGTITNKGVMPFIDTLINLITIFGPEYLDNITKECNLNINFSIYLKMLTYIKSILAYNNTADLIMKSGKGTAILTVNQDNFLNSKFNMFDNINCKCRVVGKVIKTCTEEFDSISLLRKTGQEEFYERFIEGCKPLLECLKKNNILVPECPNLRINECAIQIMPLNIYM
- the thrB gene encoding homoserine kinase produces the protein MIRVRVPATSANMGPGFDSLGIALNLYNEFEFRELEESLKFNGMPEEFCNEDNIIYQAMKYCFDKAGYKIKGLEISELKQDVPVSRGLGSSSTCIVGGLVGANEILGKKFSDDELLDMAVEIEGHPDNVAPALLGGMVVAIVDENKTFYDKVNIKKGLKFVSIIPNFRLSTEKARSVLPKEISLKDGVYNVSRAALMVSALGSGNFELIKYACKDAFHQNYRSKLISGFEEVYNKSYELGAWGCYLSGAGPTIMAIIDEKDERFSNKLGEYLKQKGFEWNILELSLDNAGATVIEGANE
- the thrC gene encoding threonine synthase produces the protein MKFRSTRGLEKDMLSAQAIINGISKDGGLYVPDEFPKVYDELKKDTKVKYEDLAFKVINEYFTDIDDAELMGAINDAYNDRFSVEVKNNFLELYHGPTCAFKDAALLFLPQIMKRAKKLCNVKEDITILTATSGDTGKAALEGFKNVEGFKVVVYYPKNGVSAIQERQMSSQEGNNVKVIGIKGNFDDAQTGVKEIFGDDEFRAGLVQKGFILSSANSINIGRLVPQIVYYFYGYFNLVNQGVIKLDDSINVVVPTGNFGNILAGYYAKQMGLPIDKFICASNENKVLTDFFETGVYDKKRELVLTESPSMDILVSSNLERLLFEASGRDTTVVSELMKDLNTKGVYEVNEKIKGFIKEFYGNFANTEEVYKAIREVYEKDGYLMDTHTAVAYVVKNKYVEDTKDDKPALVLSTASPFKFPRSICNAIDIDVEGIDDFKVLEKLSTKTSNKIPTNLSGLETAKVLHDEVWDKSEMRDALLSYLNA
- a CDS encoding glycoside hydrolase family 5 protein produces the protein MIIRKKSLILALTFSTLALFSAIPASASTAYTGMRDVTAQQIVDDMKIGWNLGNTLDAYSTSTSNSLSSEISWGNPKTTHAMIDRIKAAGFNTVRIPTTWYNHMGSSPNYTIDSAWFDRVEEVMNYAFDNDMYVILNMHHEDSWLIPTYEKQEQVKAQLTKAWAQIANRFNKYGDHLIFETMNEPRPVGASNEWTGGSHENREVINNYNLAAVNTIRNTGGNNKTRCIMVPTLAASTTSVAVNDYVIPNNDKRIIISLHMYSPYFFAMDQAGTANWGTATDKSELDSEFDAIANKFVKSGHPVVIGEFGTINKNNNSARAIHAEYYVKAAKSRHITPVWWDNGYSTAGKSDTYGLLNRNTLNLDCPEVVSALMKGANK